A stretch of Clostridium sp. BJN0001 DNA encodes these proteins:
- the ruvX gene encoding Holliday junction resolvase RuvX → MRILGLDLGQKTIGVAVCDPLGYTAQGITTIRRKNAEKDMQSLKKIIEEYNVEKIVLGLPKNMNGTIGESGQIAIRFSKILEEETNLEVIMWDERLTTVAAQRAMLEADLSRNKRKKIVDKIASTYILQGYLDSISK, encoded by the coding sequence TTGAGAATCTTGGGACTTGATTTAGGACAGAAAACGATTGGAGTTGCAGTTTGTGATCCGCTAGGTTATACAGCACAAGGAATAACTACGATAAGAAGAAAAAATGCAGAAAAGGATATGCAATCGTTAAAAAAAATCATAGAAGAATATAATGTTGAAAAAATAGTTTTGGGACTTCCTAAAAATATGAACGGAACAATTGGAGAATCTGGTCAAATCGCAATTAGATTTTCTAAAATTTTAGAAGAAGAAACTAATCTTGAAGTAATCATGTGGGATGAAAGGCTTACAACTGTTGCAGCACAAAGAGCAATGCTTGAAGCGGATTTATCTAGAAATAAAAGAAAGAAGATAGTCGATAAAATTGCTTCAACATATATTTTGCAGGGTTATTTAGATAGTATATCAAAATAG
- a CDS encoding O-methyltransferase codes for MSNITYDYMEQYIKSLIDEKEGKLKEIEEDARENGVPIVKEETGKFLELITSMVKPMKILELGTAVGFSAILMYEAAKTKPSIITIDRDKDMIEKANENIRKFNLQDKIKIEEGDCLEILKKLDDKFDLIFMDAGKGHYNHFLPECLRLLSDDGVIVADNVLFRGMVASDELVKRRKITIVKRMRTYLQMVNSDKNLITSVIPMGDGIAVTKRR; via the coding sequence ATGAGTAATATTACATATGACTATATGGAACAATATATTAAGAGCCTTATAGATGAAAAAGAAGGAAAATTAAAAGAAATTGAAGAAGATGCAAGAGAAAATGGTGTTCCTATTGTAAAAGAGGAAACTGGAAAATTTTTAGAGCTTATTACAAGTATGGTTAAGCCTATGAAAATATTAGAGCTTGGGACAGCTGTAGGTTTCTCTGCTATACTTATGTATGAAGCTGCTAAAACTAAACCTTCTATAATTACAATTGATAGAGATAAAGATATGATAGAGAAGGCTAATGAAAATATAAGAAAATTTAATCTTCAGGATAAAATAAAGATAGAAGAAGGAGACTGCCTCGAAATTCTAAAAAAACTTGATGATAAATTTGATCTTATATTTATGGATGCGGGTAAGGGACATTATAATCATTTTCTACCTGAATGTTTAAGACTTTTATCTGATGATGGGGTAATCGTTGCAGATAATGTATTATTTAGAGGAATGGTTGCATCTGATGAACTTGTCAAAAGAAGAAAGATAACAATAGTAAAAAGGATGAGAACGTATTTACAGATGGTAAATAGTGATAAAAATCTTATTACAAGTGTAATACCTATGGGCGATGGTATTGCTGTCACAAAGAGGAGGTAA
- the typA gene encoding translational GTPase TypA, producing MELTKREDIRNVAIIAHVDHGKTTLVDALLRQSHVFRSNEKVEERVMDSNDIERERGITILSKNTSVMHNGVKINIVDTPGHADFGGEVERVLKMVDSVLLVVDSYEGPMPQTKFVLKKSLELGLRPIVVINKIDKKDARPDEVIDEVFDLFVELGANDEQLDFPIIYASARDGISKYNMDDESKDMTPLFETILKHVTPPEGYIDEPFQMLVTTLDTNEYVGKIAIGKIQRGKVKRNQTVALVRSDGTTSNYKVTSIFTYEGLKKQDVEEASMGEIVALSGIVDANIGETIADSQKPEALPFVNIDEPTLSMNFMVNDSPFAGQEGDFVTSRHLRDRLNKELETNVSLRVKELSPDCFEVSGRGELHLSILIEEMRRQGYEFQVSKANVITREVDGHVEEPMEYLTIDVPEEFMGPVMEKLGPRKAEMVNMTSAVNGYTRIEFRIPARGLIGFRNEFMTDTKGNGIMNHVFDGYEKYKGDIPGRTRGSLVSFENGVSITYGLYNAQERGELFIGAGVEVYQGMIVGECSRPDDIDINVCKGKKLTNTRSSGADDSLKLTPPTQFSLEQSLEYVNSDELVEVTPKSIRMRKKILDSAERRRMVSRSKN from the coding sequence ATGGAATTAACAAAAAGAGAAGATATTAGAAATGTTGCTATTATTGCCCACGTTGACCATGGTAAGACTACTTTGGTTGATGCATTACTTAGGCAGAGTCATGTATTTAGAAGCAATGAAAAAGTAGAAGAGAGAGTAATGGATTCCAATGATATAGAAAGAGAAAGAGGAATTACTATTCTTTCAAAAAATACATCTGTTATGCATAACGGAGTAAAAATAAATATTGTTGATACTCCAGGACATGCTGATTTCGGTGGAGAAGTTGAACGAGTACTTAAGATGGTTGATTCAGTTTTACTTGTAGTCGATTCATATGAAGGACCTATGCCACAAACTAAATTCGTTCTTAAGAAATCTCTTGAATTAGGATTAAGACCGATTGTTGTAATAAATAAGATTGATAAAAAAGATGCAAGACCAGATGAAGTTATTGATGAAGTATTTGATTTATTTGTTGAACTTGGTGCAAATGATGAACAACTTGACTTCCCAATAATATATGCATCTGCAAGAGATGGAATCTCTAAATATAATATGGATGATGAATCAAAGGATATGACTCCTTTATTTGAAACTATATTAAAGCATGTTACACCTCCTGAAGGATATATTGATGAACCATTCCAGATGCTAGTTACTACACTTGATACTAATGAGTATGTTGGTAAGATAGCAATAGGAAAGATACAGAGAGGAAAAGTTAAGAGAAATCAGACTGTTGCATTAGTAAGATCAGATGGAACAACTTCTAATTACAAAGTAACAAGTATATTTACATATGAAGGATTAAAAAAGCAAGATGTTGAAGAAGCTTCAATGGGAGAAATAGTTGCATTAAGTGGTATAGTTGATGCTAATATCGGAGAAACAATTGCAGATTCTCAAAAACCAGAAGCACTTCCATTTGTAAATATTGATGAACCAACATTAAGCATGAATTTCATGGTTAATGATTCACCATTTGCAGGTCAGGAAGGTGACTTTGTAACATCAAGACATTTAAGAGATAGATTAAATAAAGAACTTGAAACTAATGTAAGTTTAAGAGTTAAAGAATTAAGCCCAGACTGTTTTGAAGTATCAGGAAGAGGAGAACTTCATTTATCAATTCTTATTGAAGAAATGAGAAGACAAGGATATGAATTCCAGGTTTCAAAAGCAAATGTTATTACAAGAGAAGTAGATGGTCATGTTGAAGAACCAATGGAATATTTAACAATAGATGTTCCAGAAGAATTCATGGGACCAGTTATGGAAAAGCTTGGACCTAGAAAAGCAGAAATGGTTAATATGACATCAGCAGTAAATGGTTATACAAGAATTGAATTCAGAATCCCAGCAAGAGGACTTATAGGATTTAGAAATGAATTCATGACTGATACAAAAGGAAATGGTATAATGAACCATGTGTTTGATGGATATGAGAAATATAAAGGGGATATTCCTGGAAGAACAAGAGGTTCATTAGTTTCATTTGAAAACGGAGTTTCAATAACTTATGGACTTTATAATGCACAAGAAAGAGGAGAACTATTTATAGGCGCTGGAGTTGAAGTATATCAGGGAATGATTGTTGGAGAATGTTCAAGACCTGATGACATTGATATAAATGTATGTAAAGGTAAGAAACTTACAAATACAAGATCATCAGGAGCTGATGATTCATTAAAACTTACACCTCCAACTCAATTTTCACTTGAACAATCTTTAGAGTATGTAAATTCAGATGAACTTGTTGAAGTTACTCCAAAGAGCATAAGAATGAGAAAGAAAATTTTAGATAGTGCTGAAAGAAGAAGAATGGTAAGCAGAAGTAAGAATTAA
- the mltG gene encoding endolytic transglycosylase MltG, with protein sequence MKKNRIAVIIFSLFLIFISIFIVQYNNAIKKPFILSQDTLVINVESGDGVNDVLNKLNDQKLVRNELLLKINMILNRRKVNLKEGMYEIDKNTDFKSFLNTLESGDNKDILKLTIPEGYTVNQIAELVEKEGIFTKDDFISAVKNHSIPEFVKQDSEKRYNLEGYLYPDTYIFKKSITPDQLIDLMLKRFSDILTEIENETGLNISSEDYEKTIIVASMIEKEAKVDKDRAFISSVIYNRLEKNMKLQIDATVIYGIGYHVDTVLNSHLRSTSPYNTYKYDGLPEGPIANPGKKSIIAALKPENTDYLYYILDKDDAHYFTASYDDFLNKKKELGY encoded by the coding sequence ATGAAGAAAAATAGAATAGCAGTAATTATTTTTTCTTTATTTTTGATATTTATTTCAATTTTTATTGTCCAATATAACAATGCTATAAAAAAGCCATTTATACTCTCTCAAGATACTTTAGTGATAAATGTAGAAAGTGGTGATGGAGTAAATGATGTTCTTAATAAACTTAATGATCAGAAATTAGTCAGAAATGAATTACTTTTGAAAATTAACATGATTTTAAATAGGAGAAAAGTTAATTTAAAAGAAGGAATGTATGAAATAGATAAAAATACTGATTTTAAAAGTTTTTTAAATACATTAGAAAGTGGAGACAATAAAGATATTCTAAAACTTACAATACCTGAAGGGTATACAGTCAATCAAATAGCTGAACTTGTGGAGAAAGAAGGAATATTTACAAAAGATGATTTTATAAGTGCGGTAAAAAATCATTCTATTCCTGAATTTGTGAAACAAGATTCTGAAAAACGCTATAATTTGGAAGGATATTTATATCCTGATACATATATATTTAAAAAATCTATAACTCCTGATCAGTTAATTGATTTGATGCTTAAGAGATTTTCAGATATATTAACTGAAATAGAAAATGAAACTGGCCTTAACATATCATCAGAAGATTATGAGAAGACTATAATAGTGGCTTCTATGATTGAGAAAGAAGCAAAGGTAGATAAGGATAGAGCATTTATTTCTTCTGTAATATATAACAGATTAGAGAAAAATATGAAACTTCAGATAGATGCAACTGTAATATATGGAATTGGATATCATGTAGATACAGTTTTAAATAGTCACTTGAGAAGTACTTCACCATACAATACATATAAATATGATGGTCTTCCAGAAGGTCCTATAGCGAATCCAGGCAAAAAATCTATAATTGCAGCACTTAAACCTGAAAATACAGATTATCTTTACTATATTCTTGATAAGGATGACGCTCATTATTTTACAGCAAGTTATGATGATTTTTTGAATAAGAAAAAAGAATTAGGTTATTAG
- a CDS encoding IreB family regulatory phosphoprotein: MSSNIENTMQFDMSKNKEALTKTILSEVYDSLREKGYNPINQLVGYLISGDPTYITNYNGARALVRKLERDEILEEVIKSYLEIK; the protein is encoded by the coding sequence ATGAGTAGTAATATTGAGAATACAATGCAGTTTGATATGAGTAAAAACAAAGAGGCTCTTACAAAAACAATATTATCAGAAGTCTATGATTCATTAAGAGAAAAAGGATATAATCCAATTAATCAATTGGTAGGCTATTTGATTTCAGGAGACCCTACTTACATTACAAATTATAACGGAGCAAGAGCTTTAGTAAGAAAACTTGAAAGAGACGAGATACTAGAGGAAGTTATAAAATCTTATTTAGAGATAAAATAA
- a CDS encoding ribonuclease J: MKNERAKIRIIPLGGINEIGKNITAIEYKNDIVVIDCGLKFPDEDMYGIDVVIPDVSYLIKNAERVKGIFLTHGHEDHIGALPYVLKQLNVPVYGTKLTLGIVETKLKEHGLLSTTKLVRVKPRDIVKLDNVSVEFIKTNHSIADSVAIAIHTPLGVVLHTGDFKVDYTPIDGKIMDFGRFAELGRKGVLVMLADSTNVERPGYTQSEKVVGETFIRLFGKAKGRIIVATFASNVHRIQQIIDAAAEYDKKVAVSGRSMENIAQVAIELGYIKAENDILVPIDQISKYPPEKIVIITTGSQGEPMSALARMAASEHRKVNIIPGDTVIISATPIPGNEKFVSKVVNQLFQKGAEVIYDKLEKIHVSGHACQEELKLMHSLVRPRFFIPVHGEYRHLKKHGELAINLGLPEKNLLIPQDNGNVIEVTRNYIKRAGTVTSGQVFVDGLGVGDVGNIVLRDRKHLSQDGILTVVVTIEKSTGKVVSGPDIISRGFVYVRESESLMEEAKDIVKNVLRKCEENKITDWSTLKSGMRDELREFLYEKTKRKPMILPIIMEF; the protein is encoded by the coding sequence ATGAAAAACGAGAGAGCTAAAATAAGAATTATACCTCTTGGCGGAATAAATGAAATCGGTAAAAATATTACTGCTATAGAGTATAAAAATGATATTGTAGTCATCGATTGTGGCTTGAAATTTCCGGATGAAGATATGTATGGAATAGATGTAGTAATACCAGATGTATCATATCTTATTAAAAATGCTGAAAGAGTTAAAGGAATTTTCCTTACACACGGTCATGAAGACCATATAGGAGCACTCCCATATGTTTTAAAACAATTAAATGTTCCTGTTTATGGAACAAAACTTACACTTGGTATTGTAGAAACAAAACTTAAAGAACATGGTTTATTAAGTACTACTAAGCTTGTAAGAGTTAAGCCAAGAGACATAGTTAAATTAGATAATGTTTCAGTAGAATTTATTAAAACGAATCACTCAATAGCTGATTCTGTAGCTATTGCAATTCATACACCACTTGGAGTCGTTTTACACACAGGAGACTTTAAGGTGGACTATACACCTATTGATGGGAAAATTATGGACTTTGGAAGATTTGCAGAATTAGGCAGAAAAGGCGTACTTGTTATGCTTGCTGACTCTACAAACGTAGAAAGACCAGGTTATACACAATCAGAAAAGGTTGTAGGTGAAACATTTATAAGGCTTTTTGGAAAAGCAAAAGGAAGAATTATAGTTGCAACATTTGCTTCTAATGTTCATAGAATACAACAGATTATAGATGCAGCGGCAGAATATGATAAAAAGGTAGCAGTATCAGGAAGAAGCATGGAGAATATTGCTCAAGTAGCAATAGAACTTGGTTATATTAAGGCTGAAAATGATATTTTAGTACCTATAGATCAAATTTCAAAATATCCACCTGAAAAAATAGTTATAATAACTACAGGAAGTCAGGGCGAGCCTATGTCTGCATTAGCGAGAATGGCAGCATCAGAGCATAGAAAAGTAAATATTATACCAGGAGATACCGTTATAATTTCGGCAACACCAATACCAGGAAATGAAAAATTTGTTTCAAAAGTTGTAAATCAGCTTTTCCAAAAGGGTGCAGAAGTTATATATGATAAATTAGAAAAGATTCATGTTTCCGGTCATGCTTGTCAGGAAGAATTGAAACTTATGCATTCATTAGTAAGACCAAGATTCTTTATACCAGTACATGGAGAATATAGACATTTAAAGAAGCATGGAGAACTTGCTATTAATTTAGGACTCCCTGAAAAGAATCTTCTTATACCACAAGATAATGGTAATGTAATAGAAGTTACACGAAATTATATAAAACGAGCAGGAACAGTTACATCTGGTCAAGTATTTGTTGATGGATTAGGTGTTGGAGATGTTGGAAATATAGTTTTAAGAGATAGAAAACATCTTTCGCAGGATGGTATTTTAACTGTTGTTGTTACAATTGAAAAAAGTACAGGAAAAGTTGTTTCAGGTCCTGACATAATTTCAAGAGGATTTGTATATGTTAGAGAATCAGAAAGTCTTATGGAAGAAGCAAAAGATATTGTTAAAAATGTATTAAGAAAATGCGAAGAAAATAAGATTACAGATTGGTCAACATTAAAATCTGGAATGAGAGATGAATTAAGGGAATTCCTTTATGAAAAGACAAAGAGAAAACCTATGATTCTTCCTATAATTATGGAATTTTAA
- the alaS gene encoding alanine--tRNA ligase, which produces MNYMKTNDIREAYLKFFESKGHLRLKSFSLVPKNDKSLLLINAGMAPLKPYFTGLEKPPRTRVTTCQKCVRTGDIENVGITSRHGTFFEMLGNFSFGDYFKKEVIPWAWEFITQVLKLPKEKLYVTIYLDDDEAYKYWTTFTDVIPEHIFRLGKEDNFWEHGEGPCGPCTEIHFNKTGVDPKTAEEFTKYSDEDKIIEFWNLVFTQFEGDGKGGYDKLKNPNIDTGMGLERVATIMQEKESIFEIDTIQNILNAVGKKANVVYGKDYKTDVSLRIITDHIRSITFMIADDIMPSNEGRGYVLRRLLRRAARHGKTLGIKDAFLCDLCDVVIEDSKDAYTELGEKKDYIKKVIKIEEDKFRETLDAGTDILNGFIEVLKENNKKVLEGKNAFKLYDTFGFPVELTEEILADYGFSIDMDEFKKEMQIQKETARGARKKQNYMGADVKTLDIIDSSVKTDFDGYENDKLKASVKVLISDNEFKDSISEGENAIIVTDKTPFYAEMGGQVGDTGLIYNESFKAEVVDTKSNIGGKIVHFVKVINGSVSINDTVILEIDVQRRNNIRKNHTATHLLDCTLTKVLGSHVHQAGSYVNDERLRFDFSHFEAMTKEQIEKVEKIVNEEIMSASEVTTEVMKLEDAKKSGAYGIFDDKYEDLVRVVSTGIYSRELCGGTHIDNTGKIGLFKIISESGIAAGTRRIEAVTGTEAIKYIEEKNNVLKEVSSKFKCSEKELISKAEQVLKELKDKDKEIQLLKAKFASMGIDDIIESAKEVNGIKVISYSINDVDSETLRELCEKVRDKVSKSIVLLMSTIDGKVIICAMADKEAVKVGAHCGKLIKQISKILGGGGGGRPDMAQAGGKKPENIAEAIGESYKIVETLVK; this is translated from the coding sequence ATGAATTATATGAAAACTAATGATATAAGAGAGGCTTATTTAAAATTTTTTGAATCTAAAGGACATTTGCGTTTAAAAAGCTTTTCGTTAGTTCCTAAAAATGACAAAAGCTTATTACTTATAAATGCAGGAATGGCACCTTTAAAGCCATATTTTACAGGACTTGAGAAACCACCAAGAACAAGAGTTACTACATGTCAGAAATGTGTAAGAACTGGAGATATTGAGAATGTAGGAATTACAAGCAGACATGGTACATTCTTTGAAATGCTTGGAAACTTTTCTTTTGGAGATTACTTTAAGAAAGAAGTTATTCCATGGGCATGGGAATTTATCACACAGGTTTTAAAGCTTCCAAAGGAAAAACTTTATGTAACTATATATTTAGATGATGATGAAGCTTATAAATACTGGACTACTTTTACAGATGTAATACCAGAACATATTTTTAGACTTGGAAAAGAAGATAATTTCTGGGAACATGGTGAAGGTCCATGTGGTCCATGTACAGAAATACATTTTAACAAAACTGGTGTGGATCCTAAAACAGCAGAGGAATTCACTAAATATTCTGATGAAGATAAAATAATAGAATTTTGGAACCTTGTATTTACTCAGTTTGAAGGCGATGGCAAAGGTGGATATGATAAACTTAAGAATCCCAATATAGATACAGGGATGGGACTTGAAAGAGTTGCAACAATAATGCAAGAAAAAGAAAGTATTTTTGAAATAGATACTATTCAGAATATATTAAATGCAGTAGGTAAAAAAGCTAATGTAGTATATGGAAAAGACTATAAAACTGATGTGTCATTAAGAATAATAACAGATCATATAAGATCTATAACATTTATGATTGCTGATGACATAATGCCTTCAAATGAAGGAAGAGGTTATGTTCTTAGAAGACTTTTAAGAAGAGCTGCAAGACATGGAAAAACTCTTGGAATTAAAGATGCATTTTTATGTGATTTATGTGATGTAGTTATAGAAGATTCAAAAGATGCATATACTGAGCTTGGAGAAAAGAAAGATTACATAAAGAAAGTTATAAAAATAGAAGAAGATAAGTTTAGAGAAACATTAGACGCAGGAACTGATATACTTAATGGATTCATTGAAGTGTTAAAAGAAAATAATAAAAAGGTTCTAGAAGGAAAAAATGCATTTAAGTTATATGATACATTTGGATTCCCAGTAGAACTTACTGAAGAAATATTAGCTGATTATGGATTTAGCATAGATATGGATGAATTCAAAAAGGAAATGCAGATCCAAAAAGAAACAGCAAGAGGAGCAAGAAAAAAGCAGAATTATATGGGAGCTGATGTAAAGACATTAGACATAATTGATTCTAGCGTAAAAACAGATTTTGATGGATATGAAAATGATAAACTTAAAGCTTCTGTAAAAGTGCTTATTTCTGATAATGAATTTAAAGATTCTATATCTGAAGGTGAAAATGCAATAATAGTTACAGATAAAACTCCATTTTATGCTGAAATGGGAGGCCAAGTAGGAGATACAGGCTTAATATATAATGAAAGCTTTAAGGCTGAAGTTGTTGACACTAAAAGCAATATTGGTGGAAAAATAGTTCATTTTGTAAAAGTAATTAATGGAAGTGTATCTATAAATGATACTGTTATACTTGAAATAGATGTTCAAAGAAGAAATAATATAAGAAAAAATCATACAGCTACACATCTTTTAGATTGTACACTTACAAAAGTTTTAGGATCTCATGTACATCAGGCAGGATCTTATGTTAATGATGAAAGATTAAGATTTGATTTTTCACATTTTGAAGCTATGACAAAAGAGCAAATAGAAAAAGTCGAAAAAATAGTTAATGAAGAAATTATGTCTGCATCAGAAGTTACTACTGAAGTAATGAAGCTTGAAGATGCTAAAAAGAGTGGCGCATATGGAATATTCGATGATAAGTATGAAGATTTAGTAAGAGTTGTCTCTACAGGAATATATTCAAGAGAATTATGCGGAGGAACTCATATAGATAATACTGGTAAGATAGGATTATTTAAGATAATATCAGAAAGCGGTATTGCAGCAGGAACAAGAAGAATTGAAGCAGTTACAGGAACTGAAGCTATAAAATATATTGAAGAAAAGAACAATGTTTTAAAAGAAGTTTCATCTAAATTCAAATGCTCAGAAAAAGAACTTATTTCAAAAGCAGAACAAGTATTAAAAGAATTAAAAGATAAAGATAAAGAGATTCAGCTTCTTAAAGCAAAATTTGCATCTATGGGAATTGATGATATAATAGAATCAGCTAAAGAGGTTAATGGTATTAAAGTAATATCATATAGTATTAATGATGTTGATTCAGAAACTTTAAGAGAATTATGCGAAAAAGTAAGAGATAAGGTTAGTAAATCAATAGTTTTATTGATGAGTACAATAGATGGAAAAGTTATAATTTGTGCTATGGCTGATAAAGAAGCTGTTAAAGTAGGGGCACATTGTGGAAAGCTTATAAAGCAAATTTCAAAAATACTCGGCGGCGGCGGAGGTGGAAGACCTGATATGGCTCAAGCTGGAGGAAAGAAGCCTGAAAATATTGCTGAAGCTATTGGAGAATCGTATAAAATAGTTGAAACTTTAGTAAAATAG
- a CDS encoding DUF1292 domain-containing protein, which produces MDKNTKFVYIPDQDGNDVKFEVIAYFEIEKLKGKYIVAFPTNEDTSDAYAFKLYDDEDGSTIFVALEEDDDEFKMVSEAYELTMEEQ; this is translated from the coding sequence ATGGATAAAAATACAAAATTTGTATATATACCAGATCAAGATGGAAATGATGTAAAGTTTGAAGTTATAGCTTACTTTGAAATAGAAAAATTAAAAGGAAAGTATATAGTTGCATTTCCTACTAATGAGGATACTTCAGATGCTTATGCGTTTAAATTATATGATGATGAAGACGGAAGTACTATATTTGTAGCACTTGAAGAAGACGATGATGAATTTAAAATGGTTTCTGAAGCTTATGAATTGACAATGGAAGAGCAGTAA
- a CDS encoding U32 family peptidase has protein sequence MKKPEILAPAGNLDKLKVAIDFGADAVYLGGSRLNLRAFADNFSNEDLIEGVKYAHERGRKVYVTLNVFPHNNDLKGIDSYIKELNDMNVDAVLVSDPAIFMAVKEAAPDLEIHISTQANNVNYKSAQFWYKLGAKRIVLARELSLTEIKEIREKLDDKCDLEAFVHGSMCISYSGRCLLSNYMTGRDANRGACAQACRYKYALVEEKRQGEYYPIVEDENGAYIMNSKDLCMIEHIDDVIKAGVYSLKIEGRMKSAYYVAAVVKSYRQAVDAYLKDPDNYKFDPKWMENLNRVSHRKYTTGFYYGAEDKQIYESSSYIRSADIIGIVRDFDEKNMIATIEQKNKVLNGDEVEVLRPEGDNFKIKLNDMCEKNGTPIDSAPRAQMIYKVTVDKKLKIKDLLIKAKN, from the coding sequence ATGAAAAAACCAGAAATTTTAGCACCAGCGGGTAATCTTGACAAATTAAAAGTCGCTATAGACTTTGGTGCAGATGCCGTATATCTCGGAGGAAGCAGACTTAATTTAAGAGCATTTGCTGATAATTTTTCAAATGAGGATTTAATAGAAGGTGTAAAATATGCTCATGAGAGAGGCAGAAAAGTATATGTAACTTTAAATGTATTTCCTCATAATAATGATTTAAAAGGAATAGATTCATATATTAAAGAACTTAATGATATGAATGTGGATGCTGTGTTAGTATCTGATCCTGCAATTTTTATGGCTGTAAAAGAAGCTGCTCCTGATCTTGAGATACATATAAGCACTCAAGCTAATAATGTAAATTATAAATCAGCACAATTTTGGTATAAACTTGGAGCAAAAAGAATAGTTCTTGCAAGAGAATTATCACTTACTGAAATTAAAGAGATAAGAGAAAAGCTTGATGATAAGTGTGATCTTGAAGCTTTTGTACATGGATCTATGTGTATAAGTTATTCTGGAAGATGCCTTCTTTCAAATTATATGACAGGAAGAGATGCAAATAGAGGTGCATGTGCTCAAGCATGTAGATATAAATATGCACTTGTTGAAGAAAAACGTCAGGGAGAATATTATCCTATCGTTGAAGATGAAAACGGAGCATATATTATGAACTCAAAAGACTTATGCATGATAGAACATATTGATGATGTTATAAAAGCTGGAGTGTATTCATTAAAAATAGAAGGAAGAATGAAGAGTGCATATTATGTAGCAGCTGTTGTAAAATCATATAGACAGGCTGTAGATGCATATCTTAAAGATCCAGACAATTATAAATTTGATCCAAAATGGATGGAAAATTTAAATAGAGTAAGTCATAGAAAATATACAACAGGATTTTATTATGGAGCTGAGGACAAACAGATATATGAAAGCTCATCATATATAAGATCTGCAGATATCATAGGTATAGTAAGAGATTTTGATGAAAAGAATATGATAGCTACAATAGAGCAAAAAAATAAAGTCTTAAATGGTGATGAAGTAGAAGTTCTAAGACCTGAAGGAGATAATTTTAAAATAAAATTAAATGATATGTGCGAGAAAAATGGAACTCCTATAGATTCAGCACCTAGAGCTCAGATGATTTATAAAGTAACTGTAGATAAAAAACTTAAAATTAAAGATCTTTTAATTAAAGCAAAAAATTAA
- a CDS encoding Fur family transcriptional regulator: MGNSTIIDIDVLKDKLRKKGYKLTPQRRAIVDTIIDNEGKHLTIEQIYDKVKKICPEIGLATVYRTILLLLQLNVVSRLELNDGCTRYELVHKNEVHRHHHLICNVCGKVFEVQDDLLEQLENDIKEKYNFKIVDHAVQFYGICSNCQKKMKDE, translated from the coding sequence TTGGGTAATTCTACTATTATAGATATTGATGTCCTTAAAGATAAATTAAGAAAAAAAGGATATAAACTGACACCGCAGAGAAGAGCTATAGTTGATACTATAATTGATAATGAGGGAAAGCATCTTACTATAGAACAGATTTATGATAAAGTTAAGAAAATCTGTCCTGAAATTGGGCTTGCAACAGTTTATAGGACAATTTTGCTTCTTTTGCAATTGAATGTAGTTTCAAGACTTGAACTTAATGATGGATGTACAAGATATGAGCTTGTTCACAAAAATGAAGTCCATAGACATCATCATCTCATTTGTAATGTATGCGGAAAAGTTTTTGAAGTTCAGGATGATTTACTAGAACAACTTGAAAATGATATTAAGGAAAAATACAATTTTAAAATAGTAGATCATGCTGTTCAATTTTATGGAATATGCAGTAATTGCCAAAAGAAAATGAAAGATGAATAA